TGTGAGGTAACACAGAAACCCACATGGCTATAAGATCAGtattttcaaagagaaacaTATGCACGCAGTAGCTTGAAGGGAGATCAAGCTGTTCTGCATGGGAAAGTACTTACTGTTCAGGCAGACAAGCTGCATCTTCCAGAAGAGATACAGCTGCTTGAACCATTGCAATTGGTGTAGTAACATAGCCAGgctctgacaaaaaaaaaaaacaaaaacaaaacaccgATGTACAGTGTGTTGAAATGTAGAATGTAATCTTGCTCTTACCTACAGCATGCTGAACAATCATCTCTTTGGCAATGCAACAGCCTTCCCTGTTTAACAACAGCTTTTTTACCTGGGAATCATCCCAAGTAGCTGGTGAAGTCCTTAAGATCTAACCTGGACAAATACTGCTTCAAATACAGGCCTGTAACCGCACAACAACCATGAGCGATCATGTCATGGTGACAGAGGGCTCTCCATTACAGCAAGAGCTTTCCCCACCCTGTGCTCAAATTCAGACTTTTGCTGTGAGACTGTTGTGTTCAGCTACATCTCTAGTTATTTAAAGAAGCTACGCTTCACTAACTCCTTTCTGACTATACATTCTTGCTGTCTCCAAACTTTACTTCAGGTGTCATCTCCCCTCAAAGAGATGATCTGAACACAAGTATGTTACAGCTAGAAATGATACCGTGCCAGATCTGTTTAAGTTCACTCACAGGTGACTGGAAATAAGTCGTAAGTCTAGGCTGTAACAACTGAAAACTATGCTTAAAGCACTCTCCCTTTAATTGCTCTACTctgctaaaatgaaaattggaACGGGGAAAGttggaaggaaagagaatgaCAAGAATGCAAATGAATTGGCTATTTCAAAAAAACAGGTCACAATGAATGCTAGTATCCAAGGTAATACTCTGTAAAGGCTGTTGTCTTTGTTCATGTTGCAAGTGCTCCTCGAAGGTGAAAGGAGTAGCAGTGGAACCACAAACCTATTTTAGACGTAGGGAACATGAGGCAAAAGCAGTTAAGTGCTACTAACAGACATACCTGGACCCTTCACTTCAGTGCATATCTTCACATTTGGTTTGCCATTCTGGGGATCTTGCCCCTCACTGTAACCCTCACCAAAAAATGTCATTGTGAAAGAGGTTCCATCCATCTGTAGTGGACAAGACAATTGTGGTCACTAAAACAGTAATTCACTTGTAACAGGCAAGCACAAGTACCAAATATAAGTATCTATTATGCAAATACTGTGATCCATCTAAATGTGAGAGAGTTATTTTGAGTTATTGCTTAAAAGGTACTATCTCATCTAAATTTTTAATCACTTCTCCTTTGTTGGAACTGTTATTGTTCTAAAGTCCATTTTTTCTCCCAGTGCTTTCAGTCCTGCGTTTTTGCTACTCAGTCTCCCTGTCATCAGTTTTGACAGATCAGAGTGCTGTGAGCCACCCATGTAAATACACCAGACCCAGCATCATGATCCATTTTTCTCATATGAGTTCCACATACTTTGATGTCTAATAACTGAAGGCATAAATAttcaaatacttaaatattCAAAGCTGTCTGGAGAGGCACATACAAtgtgcatttagaaattatttctttgagaCTAAGCAGTTGACTCTAGAATACTATTCCACCATTACCAGAACAAATGTATTCAAATACTGGTGATGGAAAACAGTCAGTTACCTGTTTCTGGTTTGGTCCTTTCTTTGTGAAGCGTCCAGCAGAGAAAAATTCCGGGTACTATATAAtaagggggggtgggggggtaggggaaagacaaaaaaaaagaccaacagtaaactgaaagggaaaaaaaaaatatcccaacaCTTAATTCTCTAAGTTTTGAACACTTACTTTTGTCAGAAGTTTTCTTCCAAAGCTAAACTTcacaagaagaagaaataaaatgccagCAAACATCAGCTTGATAACAGAGCCAAGACCACCTATGTTCACATAAGCACCATACTGCACCTGAGGCACAGACATATTGTCAGTGATagaatttacattaaaaagttttcatcaattcatttgtaaaaataaatctaccCCCGAAGTGGGTGGCAACTGTTTGATACAATAGATAGCTGTTTAAATAGGGCCTTAAACAGTTGTCTTCGTGCTAAACAACTCTTTGAACAATGCTTCACTTTATAATTCATTCTGAAAAGACAATATAACAACAGAATGGTGAGGGAGCAAGCATGGTAAACAAGAGtgcaaaactttaaaaagctgtGTCTTGGTAACTGATTTCAGGCTTCTTTCCCAagatcttcctttcttcctctttgtgctttagttTAAGATAAACTGAAGCCTGCCTTTAGAATTCTGGAATAGCAATGGCAAGCCTTTCTCATTAGTAGTTTCCAAGTACATTTTTAGAGTGCTGTCTCACCTTCATCTCTTTGCTGACACCTGCAATACTGCACAGCTGTTATACTAATTGTCAGTGCTGGTCTCCCCTCAGGAAAccatgcaaaacaaaacctaaacatcttttccaccaccaccacttcACATTGCCTTTATTCTGCACACCAGAGACCCAACCGTCAAAGAAGTCTCCAGATACAAATGAGCAGTGTGTGAATTCTTTATCAGAATGTTTACTACACTATACCGACCTCACTATACTTACACAGACTACAATTACGGTGCTTTTAGAAGCTTTACTGatataacaaaaaaagcctCTGCATGGGAATAGAATGTAATGTACTTATCATTCCCGAAAATCACGAAGCCTacctttcaaatatttctgtgactCAAGGCTTCCATTCCCTACAAAATGCATACCCAGAAATCTGACAGCATGAGAACCCTACAAGAGAGTCTCGTGACTATCACGCTAGCAGCAATAAGCAAGCTCATCAGGCAGAGTACCAAGTAGTATGAATCAGGCCAGTGCACCCAGAAGAACCTGGACCACATCAGGTCAAGCAGCTTCCAAAGGTGATCAAACAGAACAAGCCTCctttatagaagaaaaatcacatcGCAGTTCACTACTATCTACCTCACTAGAGAAACCCTGCTGCACAGATCTGCACTAAGAACGGTTGTTACACAAAGGAAAGATTTGCTGACAATGGTAATAAAGACATAGTATACTAATAACAGTAACTTACAGGTGTTTCCTGCAACTCTGTGTGCAAATAACGCTGAGACCGTTTCACAACGGAGACATCAGATCCCATGAATGGAATGGAGTACTCTTTGAATTCCCGATTGTAAAACACAAGTCctctgcaaatggaaaaaaaggaagtcagAAAACAGCTTCAAATGTTCACGcaaactgaaagaaactgaGCATAACTGCCCTAAAGCAAATCATTCCAAATTTATCCCTGACTCAACTCAAAATTCCATGCACTATAGCAAGGATGAATTTGATAATCAAAATAATATtctcctcactttttttttttttccctttcattgaTCACTTCTGAAATCAAACTCAAAAGTTTGCCATGGGTCTTAGAACAAGTTTCCTTAGAAAAAGTTAACTTTGGGGCCCAGTAAATGCCAGGACatattatttttgcagtaaAATATGAACAAATTGGTAAAACTGAACTTACCTTCAATTCTACCAGACAAGCATCTATGTGTTCATATTACACAAAGTCCTAAATGCGTCTCTTTAGTATTTAACAATATGTTAACAATCTACAAAATAAATACTGGAACTGCTAGAAGACGGCGTGCTTCACATCTTACGCTTCTTATACCTTCTTTTAAGTTTTGCACCAACTACTGGAACAGGGGCATATCCTATCTTTTTTCGAAGCTTCTTCAGGTTGTCTTGATCCGCAAGGCCATAAACAGCTGACTTCCAGGTCCCATCATGTATACAAGAACCCTGGTGACATACCATGAAACAGTAATTAATTCAGTAGCTAAAGGTTTCATGTATTATTGTAATAATGACCTTAGAATTATTACATATATTACACATTAATACAATTATTATATAGATGGGTTATGATTACACGAATTAAAGTATACTGAAATGTGGTcggttgaccctggctggatgccaggtgcccaccaagccactctatcactccccttcTCAGTAGaacagggaggggagaaaaaaagaagatggaaaaaaaccttgtGGGTCAAGAATAAAGccagtttaataaagcaaaagcaaaggccatgcatggaagcaaaggaaaacaaaagatttattctctacttcccatcagcaggcgatgtccagccacttcctgggaagcagggctTCAGTACACATAGCGGCTGCTCCGGAAAACAAATGTTGCAATAACGACTGCCACCcaccccttctcctttctttctagcttttattgctgagcagacgTTGTAAggaacatccctttggtcagtttgggtcagctgtcctggctatgtcccctcccaggatcttgcccagccccagcctacTGGGTGAGGGGAGGGGAATGCTGGAGAGACAGCCGGGATGCTGTGTGAGCACTGatcagcagtagccaaaacactggtgtgttatcaactCCCTTCTGGCTGCCAATACAAAGCACAGTACTACAagggctgctatggggaaaatCAACTCCATCTCAGCCAGGCCCAATACAATCTCCACTCCTTATTCCATACCACTTGTGTCATGCTCAGGTCTCACATAATttaatatacatacatatatatatatatatacacgcacacacatacccatatatatatatatatcttctaACCATCCCATTGTATTTAATTCTCATTACTGAAACCCCTTCTTACCAACACTTACAACTTATACTACATACTTAAACCATCTTTATACCCAACATACAGATTTATACATTCTCATTAACTACTATCCCCTGTCCTTATAACAGATTGATATTGCTCTCCCATTCCATGGGCTTCCTCCACTCCTCCATATGTTTGCAAGAACAGGCTATGACTTGGGCCCAATCTTTCAATACGGGTGCTCAGGACAGGAGAAGCAGTACGATCGATTGCTGGGCACCAACACTGGCTTGGTTTGGGTCATCattgcattattttaataatgacCTTAGAATTCTTACATGTTATacattattataattattacaTGTATGTATTATGATTACATGCATTAAAGTATATTGAAACAACCCCCtcctcaaacaaaaaaaccaaagagCCAAACACTAGGGTTACTGGCAACACACTATGTGTTAACTGGCTATGAATCCTTACCACATCTCTGCAAAAACTACGTACTTCTTGAAACAGCTTACACAACAAACTTCAGGTAGACAGCCTATGCAAATGAACCTCACAAAACGGTGTTTGCTTGGAATACTTTTATTAGCACCTAATGAATAAAGTTCTTAGACTCATCGTCAAAGAACTGCCTGCTTGTTCCTTGGTCTGAATTAATGAAACAACAGTTATTCTAACGGGGTACAGTGATGTTATCACAAATACCTCTGAGTTTCCAAGAAGGTATAAACCAACTAACCTCAGGCCCAGATTTCACCACCAGGAAACTTTCCACAGCAGTTAAGGTACCTttaagggaagagaaaacactACTTGGCATATACAGTCACCAGTTCACAAAGCCAGAGTACACTCTGGCAGACTCAAGTAGCAGGCCACTGACATTAGCAGTTGAAAAGGCAGAGTCACATCTTTATCACAACGTAAAATAAACTAAGTCCCATAGCTATTTTAGTTAGTAAGTATCAAGTTTCTTATGTAAAGTACTTCAATAAGGGTCACTAATATTATCTTTACGcattaaatttttcatttgtcttaCTAGTTAATGAGATAACGTAAATaatcaatgaaaaaaaggaaaataatattaagaGCCATATTTAGTTTTTCTCCAAGTTTCAAAATATAATATGATGTAGGCTGTGAAAACCGAGATGGACTTAACAGATTTTGGCAGACcttaactataaaaaaaaaatgcaacccacaaaaataacaaaacacacaaGACATCCTAAACCATTTAATTTTAGCATAGCTTGTGTTTTGCAAAGAACACTTAATTGTtatgaacagcaaaacaaaacaactcctccaaattctggtttgttttgctttgctcagtTCCTTCTGAGATTGTAAAACTGTACTCGTATGGGCAAATTTCAATGTAGCAAGCAACTGGATAGACAGGTGATAATACCATAACATCAAAACAGGAAGAGATAAAAGACATATTTATTCAAAACAAATATCAGACATCAAATTATAACCCCACTAGCAACCAGATACTCATTTCCatgcctctcctctccctccagtCAGATCCAGAGGGAGTTTTCTTAAACTGGAAGTTGATGATACATTCCAATGTAAAGCAATCCCACTTAACAGCAGTTTTAATAgtacacaaaagcaaaacatttggaTGCTCTTATTGGCCCTTCCAACTGAAAGTCAGACCTAATGATCAAAGTATCCTAATTTGAGATTAGGATCATGTTCTATTTGCAtagaattaaataatttcacatCTTTTCTCAAATATATTTATCCTCTTTCAGTTACTGTCTAGCTGCTCTTAACGAAAAAGGCATTGTATGGTACTGTCTATCTACTTACACTCATACAACAGCTTCTGAGTGCTTGCGGTAGATGAAGAAAACTTACAAAACCTGATTACCCACTAATTTGTGATCCCTTTCCCACAGTCTTCCTGTCCCCCCTGCCTCTTCCCTACAAGATTCTCACTGCACAAGAGGCAGTGTGCTGAGGCTTGCCCAGGGACGTCCACTCACTGCCTGAACAGCCAGCTGCCGACAACTGCAGGTTCTGTTCTCTCAGTTAGCAACACTCCCTTGAGTCCCTCCTCTACCTTATGACCAATTTTCTCCAATCTAATGAGAATATGATTTACTTTTGAATTTTTATCTACCAGATTTTGTTGAAACTGGTCAGCTGGTAAAGACAGGCCaagagagagactgaaagaGTTTCCACATAAGCACTGCTGCTTTAGGAAACCAGATAAAAGCATcatctacatttctttttcagcataaGGTCACACTTAACTAAGTCACCTTTCAACTTGTCTCTGGTGTACAGTACTCCCATATCAGCTGGTATAGAGTCAAAGCCACAGCTCCCAATGATATATACTCCCTTTTCCGCAGCTTTTTCGTTGTATTTCAGGTACATTCCTTCCAGAAACTAAAACACAGtcagaacaaatattttaagcagAACTCCATATTTGGCCATACCCAATATTAGCCATCAGTGCTTTACTGTCATATTATAGTGCCATACATACTTCAAACCACTTATATATCTGTCTTAAAGATGCTTGTATTATTATCATTTTATGATATGAAAGTGTCACAACAGTGCAAAGAAATGAGATCTACACAAAATTCCTACGTAGAATCACAACCGAGACTTAAAGCAGAATTCAAAAACTTTTGATTTCCAGAAAGAACCTGAGAAGCTCTTGtctaaaagtaagaaaactatACAACTAATACATATTAAAGTATCTTAAAACTGTGATCAGGAGGCAGAATTTGCCTTCATGTTCAAAAGTATTAGCAGAAACATGAAACATACTAAATACTCCTTTAACAGACCCTTGATATAAGGTATCATTTTTCTACTGTCACATACCTGGGGTTCTCCACTGATGTCAATGCAGCTTGCACCATTTGCAACACAAGCTTCTACCACAGGCTCTCCAAAGAATCTATACTATAGAAGGAAAGAACACCACgcataacaaaataaaacccccacACAACAACTCACCCAACATGCTTTATCTAACAGATATATctacaagaaaagcaaacacttgGTGGCTACTGATTTTGCCAAGTGGGGCAAAAATGTGATAgcacttgtatttttttgtggggtggagagaagaaacagcatAACAAACTTCATCACTGGTACCAGAGTATGCTGCACAGACTCCCCCACCATATTTCTCTCATAAGGTAAGATCCCCAAGGCCAGTTTAATATATCTAATCTCAACTGATGCTTTTTGCACTCATCAGCGTATTCTCTACGTAAATACTCTTAATTTCAAATCTGTTGTCATGACCCCACGTTCAGCTCTCGTACTTTGACCCCTTCCGAACACGCTGGAAATATTGCTGCTGTAAGTTTTAAAGGGGCCAAGAACTTAAGCCCATACGCTTGTGCGTTTTCTTTACCAGCTCTATTTTCAACCCTAGCACCACTTAAAACATTTCGGCCCAACCTAAAACTCCTCCCCGCTTTACAATCAGTTTCTTATGCTGCCgcaaaaagacttaaaaaaccccaaacccctgcTGTATTTCAGTCAGAACTGTCCGCGAATTACACCACCACAAATCGCGGTGGGAAATCTCTCAGCGATTCCAGCACACGGTTGTGCTTTTAGTTCCATTTCAAAAAGCTACAGCTCACCCGGACGGCTCCCGAAATTCCGGAGCCCGGCGGCAGCTctccccgccccggggagcAGGGAGCCCCGCCGCACGCAGTGGCGGAGCGCCGCCCGAGGGCCAGACATCGCCCCGGGCCTTGCCGGGAGTCGCGCCCGGCGGACGCCGTGGGAGCACCGCCCGCACCGCCGCACTCACCGGGCCCACGCAGTTGAGCACCAGCCGGGTCTGCCTCGCCATAGCGGCCAGCGAGGCCGCGTCGCCCACATCGCACAGCAGCACGCCGACCTCCTCCCTGAGCGCCGCCTTCCCTGCGCACCGGAGACCGCCGTCACCGACACCGCCCGCCGCGCCGAGGGGCGCGTCTCTTCCCTCCCCGGGCCGAGCTGCCACCTGCCCGGCGCAGCCCCGACACCGAGCGGCTTGCCCCCGTTCCCCCCTCAGCCCTTCCCCTCACACCCGCCCACGGGCGGCTCCCAACATTGGGGCCGCGCGGGCCCCGCCGTCCCCAGGCAACGGCGCTGCGCCACACACTCCCAGCCGCGGTCCGTACCCAGCCTCTCGCCCGCCCGCTCCAGCGCCGCCTGCAGCTTCTCCCGGCTCCGCCCGGCCACGGCCCAGCGCAGGGCGCCGCGCAGctccccgccggccgccgcccgcgccACCTCCTCCACCACGAACTGGCCGGTGAAGCCCGAGGCCCCGAACACCACCAGCTCGTAGGGCCTCTGGTGCTCCCCGCCCTTCCCGCCGGCCGCCATGGCAAGAGGAGCCGCCGCACTGCCTCGCGGCGCCAAGCAGCGGCTGGTACCACGCGGCCCCGCCCAGGACCCGCCCGTCGCCGGCGAGGGCGGTGCGCGAGGCCCGCTCGCGGGGCGGCCGCTGCGGCGGTAGGGGGCTCGTGGCGCCCCGAGCCTTACAGGCAGCGGCGGTGGCGCAGCCGCGCCCGCTACCGGCGCAGCCCTCAGCCGCTGCCGCGTACCGCTCGTGACAGCGGCGGCGCCGCCCTCGGCCCCTGCCGGGGGAGAAACAATCTTCGTTCGCATTCTAGCAGCTCGGAAAGAGGGAGAGGTGCTCGCTTTCAGGGGATTTTGAACATACTGTGAACAAATAAGATAATACCAAGATAACGGCCAAGAGGGTTTGGGGCCCAGCAGTTTGAGAAACAACGTTGGCAGAGAGAGGCGACCACAGCAGACACTATCTCTCCTGATGAGCACGGCTCGTTACTATGCGTTAGTGCCATAAGCATTTCAGCACGGGTAATACAGATGAACTGAGGATTGTTActaatcaaaaataaaaccttaattACCTAGAATAAAGTGAAATACTCTCTCCCCCACAACTAAAGCAAATACTTAGTTTCGCTCaacaacaaaagcagaacaacGCAAAATTTGAAGTTCCCGTTGCGGTGGGGAGAAGCAGTGACCCTGCAAAGCCACAGTGGTGAGGAGCATTCGCAACTGCACGGCATGGTGCGGTATGGCcatgttttctgtgcttttcacGGCCAGGCTGCTCACCTGGATTCCAGAGGCTCGCAGCAAGTCCCGAGGGAAGCAACCTCATGAATCCTGCTCGCTGGCCCTTTCTCCCAGGGAGCATATGCCATATCTAAACCGTTCCTGGCAGATGTCTGTCTAACCTGTTTTAAAACCTCTAGTGATAGACGCTTTCACACT
This region of Nyctibius grandis isolate bNycGra1 chromosome 1, bNycGra1.pri, whole genome shotgun sequence genomic DNA includes:
- the SCCPDH gene encoding saccharopine dehydrogenase-like oxidoreductase, with protein sequence MAAGGKGGEHQRPYELVVFGASGFTGQFVVEEVARAAAGGELRGALRWAVAGRSREKLQAALERAGERLGKAALREEVGVLLCDVGDAASLAAMARQTRLVLNCVGPYRFFGEPVVEACVANGASCIDISGEPQFLEGMYLKYNEKAAEKGVYIIGSCGFDSIPADMGVLYTRDKLKGTLTAVESFLVVKSGPEGSCIHDGTWKSAVYGLADQDNLKKLRKKIGYAPVPVVGAKLKRRGLVFYNREFKEYSIPFMGSDVSVVKRSQRYLHTELQETPVQYGAYVNIGGLGSVIKLMFAGILFLLLVKFSFGRKLLTKYPEFFSAGRFTKKGPNQKQMDGTSFTMTFFGEGYSEGQDPQNGKPNVKICTEVKGPEPGYVTTPIAMVQAAVSLLEDAACLPEQGGVYSPGAAFSKTKLIDRLNKCGVEFSVISKPEV